A stretch of DNA from Candidatus Cetobacterium colombiensis:
AAAAGTAAATAAATCATATATACATTATTTGTCCAACTTAATATTATTTGTGCTAACTGCTGAGGAATTTGCGCTAAAGTCAAATATCTAGCAAAAGCTATGGCAAATCCTAAAATAATAACGACTGTTGAAGTAGTTAAAGCTGCTTTTGTTAAAATATCTGGAATCTCTTTTAATTTTATTTCTTTATGAACAAATACTCCTATAATGAAAGCATATAAAACTGCTACTATTGCTGATTCTGTTGGAGTAAAAACACCACTATAAATTCCTCCTAATATAATTAAAGGAGTTGCTAATGACCATTTAGCATCTGAAAAAGCTGCTAAAAAATCTTTTAAATTAGCTTTTTTAGCATGTACATTCCTATATCCCTTTTTTTTAGAAATAAAATATACTGTTATCATCAAACTTATAGCTATCAAAATACCAGGCAAAAATCCTGCCATAAATAATTCACCTATCGAAACTTCAGCAGTGATAGCATAAATAATCATTGTTATAGATGGTGGAACTAAAACTCCTAATGACCCTGCTGCTGCAGTTAAAGCCCCTGCAAATGCTGTATCATATTTTTCTTTTTCCATTGCTGGAATCATCATTGAGCCTATCGCAGCAACAGTTGCTGGTGAAGACCCTGATATTGCAGCAAAGAAAAAACATGCAAAGATTGTTACAATTCCTAATCCACCATAAATATCTCCAACCAAAGATGAAGCTAACCTTACTAATCTTTTTGATATTCCACCTGTTTCCATTAAAAGACCTGCTAAAATAAACATTGGTATTGCTAAAAACGTATAGCTATCAAGTCCTGTAAATGCTGTTTTAGCTATAAATTCAATGCTCATTCCGCTCATTACTAAAGCTGTTATACCAGAGATACCTATCGAATATGCTATTGGCAATCCCATAAAAATTGTTATTCCAAATACTGCCATCATTATTCCAAATATATGCATATTAATTAACCCCTTTCCTTATTTTTTAAATTTTCAATAAAAACTTGCACTCCTCTGAATGCCCCTAAAAAGAAAGTTACTGGTATTATTGCATAAACTAAATACATTGGTAATTCCATAGCTGGTGATAATTGTTCCATTTCCCAAGTACTATAACATATCTTAAGTCCTGCAAATCCTATCCATATTAATAAAATAATTAAAATACAATCATTAATAGCATATAAATATTTTTTTCCAGTTTTCGACAACATATTTTCTAATATATCTACTTTAACATGTTTTCTTTGCTTAATTGCTAAAGAGGCTCCAGTATACACCATCAGAACAAAAAAATATCTTGTTAATTCTTCTGTCCATGAAAGAGAAAAATTTAATAAAAATCTAAATAAAATTTGTAATGTTCCTAAAAGAATTAACATAATCATTAATGTCATTATTATATAATTTTCAAACTCTTTTTTTTCTTTCATAATACTCCCTTCTATTGATTAACTTTATTTTTTGCCTCTTTGAAATCTTCATATAATTTTTTATTAACTTTTTGTCCTGCTTTATCCACTATTGGTTGCACTTTTTCTTTTATTTGTTGCTTAAATTCTGGTGAAGGGTCTATAAAATTTAACTTTGTCTTAGCCATCTCTTCTCTAGCCATCTTATCATCAGAAATTACTGCTGCATCCATATAATCTATAGCCAAATCTGCTGCATCATGAAGAGTTTTCTGTTGTTCTGGTGTTAATGAGCTATAAAAATTTTTTCCTACAACTAATACTACCCAACTAAAAACATGCCCTGTCATTGTTCCATATTTTTGAACTTCATTTAATTTATTTGAATAAATGTTCATTAAAGGATTTTCTTGACCATCTACTACACCTTGTTGCAGTGCTGAAAATAACTCACTAAAAGGCATTGGTGTTGGATTAGTTCCTAACGCTCTAAACACTTCTAAATGAATTGGATTTTGCATTGTTCTTATTTTCAGACCTTTGAAATCTTCTATACTTTTTATTTCTCTTGCATTATTTGTAACATGTCTAAACCCAAAAGGAGCAAATCCTAACCCTACGTATCCAGCTTTATCTAATTTTGTTAATAATTCTTTACCCCATTCTCCCTTTGTAATTTTAACTGCTTCTTCCTGTGAATCAAATAGATATGGTAAACTTAATATTTGAAAATCTTTTACTAAATTTCCTAAAATAGCAGGATCTGGTAAATTCATTTGTGCCGCACCAAATTTTATTTGCTCTAAAACTTCCTGATCAACTCCCAATTGATTTGAAGGATATAATTCTACTTTTACTGCCCCATTTGTATTTTCTTCAACATTTTTCTTAAATAACTCCATTCCTTTATATTCAAAATGAGATTCAGGTACACCTAATCCTACTCTCATAATTTTTTGAGCTAATGTAAATTGAGACATTGATAATAATAATAAACCTGTTAATAATAATTTTGAATTTCCAATTTTTTTCATTTATAATTTCCTCCCTAATTTTTATAATTTTCCAAATTAATTTGTTTTTTATTTCTATAAGTTAATTAAGCTACTTACTTTAGCAATTTCTAGTGCTCCTATTGATGAAAGTTTATTGTCATTAATAATTTTAACTTTAACATCAGGAATATTTTCTTTTAATAAATAATCCATTGCTTTTACAAAATTTCCTGCTCCTCCAATTATTACTGTTCTTTCTTTTGTTAAAAATTTATTTAAAACTAGTGATTCTATATCCTGCTGAATTATTATTCCTAATAAATAGCTAGATTTTTCATTTAAAGATAAATCGTTAAATAGATCTAAAGATCTCAGAGAAAAAAGAGCTTTACCAAAACCTTTTTCTTTCGAAAAAAAATACCCTTTTTGTAAAAATTTATAATTTAATTCATCACAGAATGAGGCATCTAAAGAATTTTTAAGTATGCTATTTTTCGTTATTATTTCTAATAATTCACCACTTATAGTTGTTGAGAAATCTAGTATTTCATGATTTCTATTTACAAGTATAAATTTATTATGTGATCCTGGTAAAATTATGATACACTCCTCTTTTATTTGAAGTTTTTTCAATATTCCAAAAACTTCAACTTCTTCTCCTCTAATAACATCATTTAAATTTAATTCATCTAATTTTTGTGTTGTTTTTATTCCTGTTATATAATATGTTGGAATTCCACATATCTCTTTTTTTTCAATATTTTCAGCTAATTTATTTAATGTCACTGGTAAAGTTAAGTGATCTATATGGCATAATCCTAGATTAGATGTTATCATTCCAGAAGCTATTATTCCCTCTATTTCACTTTTTTTATTTTTTAGAATGTTTATATTTTCTTGTATTTTAGAAGTTAATATTTCTTTATCAGACTTTATCCCTATAGGAATTTTTATTTCTTCTTCAAGGACATTTCCTACCCAACTTCTGATTCTTGAATTAGTTGTTCCAACATCTAAGGTTAGTATTCGCTTCTCCACTCTCTTCACTTCCTTTTATTATATAGTATTATTTTTTCTTTAACTCTTTTAACTCTTTCTTCTATATTTATCCATTTTTTTTCTTTTATATCATCCTTTTTTAAAAGACTACTTCCCATACCAACTCCTATGTGACCAGCTTCTAAAAACTCATCTAAGTTTTCTTCTGTTACACCTCCAACTGCCATAACATCAAAATCATTATAAGGACCCCTTAAGTTTTTTATATAATTCATCTTTACACTATTTGCTGGAAATAATTTTAATAACTTTAATTCATTTTCTATACAATATTGAAATTCTGATGGAGAAAAGACCCCTGGTATTATTGGAATTTTAAATTCTTTAGAATAGTCCAAAACTTCCTTACATATTCCTGGTGTTAAAAAAAAATCTGCATTTAATTGATGAGATCTTATTGCTTTCTCTTTATTTGTTACAGTTCCTGCTCCTACTAGAACATCTTTATTTGTAAAATATTCTTTTAACTTTTTAATTTGTTGATATGATTGTTCTTGATTTAAAGATACTTCAAATACTCGCGCTCCTCCTCTATATGCACTTTCAGCTACTTCTATTAAATCTTCATCCGAAATATTTCTGATAATTACAATTAAACCATCATCTTTAATACTTTTTAAAAGTTTCATTTTTCCTCCTTAATAAAGTTTCTCTTCATAATACCCATACTTTTTTGATATTTCTAAGGCTGTTTCGATCATCATTTTACTTTGTTGCTCTACTATCTGAGGTGTAATTTTTGTAAATAAATTTGCCATACTAATAGCTCCTAAAACATTTTTATTCATATCATATATTGGAACTGCTATACAATAAACATTATCTTCTCCTTCTTGATTATCTATTGAATATCCCCTTTCTCGTATTCTTTTCAAATCATTTAATAGAACTTCTTTCGAGACTATTGTTTTTTCGGTTCTTGGATATAATTCTATTTCATTTAAATAATTTTCTATTTTTTCATTTGAATAAGTCGCTAATATAGCTTTTCCTAATCCCGTATAGTAAAGTCCATTCTGAGATCCCAACTGAGCAGTTGTTCTAATTCCTCCTTCATTAACTTCAAATTTTGAAAGATAAACAATTTTTTTATTATTTTCAACTGCAAAAAAAACTGTATTATTTGTTTTTTCTTTTAATTCTTTTAAAAATGGATCAACCACTTGATTTATTTCCAACTTACTTTGAAATAAATTTGAAATTTGAAATATTTTTAAGCCTAATTCATATGTTTTTTCTTTTTTATTTTTTATAGAAATATACCCCTTCTCTAAAAGTGGCATTAATATATCATGAGTACTACTTTTAGGAATCTCTAAATCTTTTGAAATTTCAGATACTGTCATATCCTTACTTGAATTACTTAACAATTCAAATATCTCTAAAACTCTTAAAACCGTTTTATTCATTCTTCTCTCCTCACTGTTCGAAATGTCGAACGTCATACGCAATACCGAATTTGATAATTTATACTTCATAAAGTTTTATTTGTCAACTTTTTATTTGTTTTTTCTACACTA
This window harbors:
- a CDS encoding TRAP transporter large permease; translated protein: MHIFGIMMAVFGITIFMGLPIAYSIGISGITALVMSGMSIEFIAKTAFTGLDSYTFLAIPMFILAGLLMETGGISKRLVRLASSLVGDIYGGLGIVTIFACFFFAAISGSSPATVAAIGSMMIPAMEKEKYDTAFAGALTAAAGSLGVLVPPSITMIIYAITAEVSIGELFMAGFLPGILIAISLMITVYFISKKKGYRNVHAKKANLKDFLAAFSDAKWSLATPLIILGGIYSGVFTPTESAIVAVLYAFIIGVFVHKEIKLKEIPDILTKAALTTSTVVIILGFAIAFARYLTLAQIPQQLAQIILSWTNNVYMIYLLFIILAFITGTFMATEAQILIFTPMFLPILKNLGVSPIHFGIIFIIAAQLGFLTPPVGVNLFVAQGLTNCSMVTISRRVAPFLVAMTITQLLLMFFPSIVMFVPKLFF
- a CDS encoding TRAP transporter small permease, giving the protein MKEKKEFENYIIMTLMIMLILLGTLQILFRFLLNFSLSWTEELTRYFFVLMVYTGASLAIKQRKHVKVDILENMLSKTGKKYLYAINDCILIILLIWIGFAGLKICYSTWEMEQLSPAMELPMYLVYAIIPVTFFLGAFRGVQVFIENLKNKERG
- a CDS encoding TRAP transporter substrate-binding protein, which gives rise to MKKIGNSKLLLTGLLLLSMSQFTLAQKIMRVGLGVPESHFEYKGMELFKKNVEENTNGAVKVELYPSNQLGVDQEVLEQIKFGAAQMNLPDPAILGNLVKDFQILSLPYLFDSQEEAVKITKGEWGKELLTKLDKAGYVGLGFAPFGFRHVTNNAREIKSIEDFKGLKIRTMQNPIHLEVFRALGTNPTPMPFSELFSALQQGVVDGQENPLMNIYSNKLNEVQKYGTMTGHVFSWVVLVVGKNFYSSLTPEQQKTLHDAADLAIDYMDAAVISDDKMAREEMAKTKLNFIDPSPEFKQQIKEKVQPIVDKAGQKVNKKLYEDFKEAKNKVNQ
- a CDS encoding 2-dehydro-3-deoxygalactonokinase — its product is MEKRILTLDVGTTNSRIRSWVGNVLEEEIKIPIGIKSDKEILTSKIQENINILKNKKSEIEGIIASGMITSNLGLCHIDHLTLPVTLNKLAENIEKKEICGIPTYYITGIKTTQKLDELNLNDVIRGEEVEVFGILKKLQIKEECIIILPGSHNKFILVNRNHEILDFSTTISGELLEIITKNSILKNSLDASFCDELNYKFLQKGYFFSKEKGFGKALFSLRSLDLFNDLSLNEKSSYLLGIIIQQDIESLVLNKFLTKERTVIIGGAGNFVKAMDYLLKENIPDVKVKIINDNKLSSIGALEIAKVSSLINL
- a CDS encoding bifunctional 4-hydroxy-2-oxoglutarate aldolase/2-dehydro-3-deoxy-phosphogluconate aldolase; this encodes MKLLKSIKDDGLIVIIRNISDEDLIEVAESAYRGGARVFEVSLNQEQSYQQIKKLKEYFTNKDVLVGAGTVTNKEKAIRSHQLNADFFLTPGICKEVLDYSKEFKIPIIPGVFSPSEFQYCIENELKLLKLFPANSVKMNYIKNLRGPYNDFDVMAVGGVTEENLDEFLEAGHIGVGMGSSLLKKDDIKEKKWINIEERVKRVKEKIILYNKRK
- a CDS encoding IclR family transcriptional regulator, with amino-acid sequence MNKTVLRVLEIFELLSNSSKDMTVSEISKDLEIPKSSTHDILMPLLEKGYISIKNKKEKTYELGLKIFQISNLFQSKLEINQVVDPFLKELKEKTNNTVFFAVENNKKIVYLSKFEVNEGGIRTTAQLGSQNGLYYTGLGKAILATYSNEKIENYLNEIELYPRTEKTIVSKEVLLNDLKRIRERGYSIDNQEGEDNVYCIAVPIYDMNKNVLGAISMANLFTKITPQIVEQQSKMMIETALEISKKYGYYEEKLY